One window of the Streptomyces asoensis genome contains the following:
- a CDS encoding ANTAR domain-containing protein, with amino-acid sequence MTTSSRVPRHLPDDGMRNATAAACLEQENAQLRRAIGSHATVDQALGVLIATHRIPPAVGFEVLREVSQHTNIKLHTIAEAVIGWALGQQPLPEPVARELDVAVQWHSDREGLRDLPG; translated from the coding sequence ATGACCACCTCGTCCCGTGTACCGCGGCACCTGCCCGACGACGGCATGCGCAACGCCACGGCGGCCGCCTGCCTGGAGCAGGAGAACGCGCAGCTGCGGCGAGCGATCGGCTCCCATGCGACGGTCGACCAGGCCCTCGGTGTCCTCATCGCGACTCACCGGATCCCGCCGGCCGTAGGGTTCGAGGTGCTGCGCGAGGTCTCCCAGCACACCAACATCAAGCTGCACACGATCGCGGAGGCGGTGATCGGCTGGGCGCTGGGGCAGCAGCCGCTGCCGGAGCCGGTGGCCCGGGAGTTGGACGTGGCCGTGCAGTGGCACTCGGACCGCGAGGGCCTCCGGGATCTGCCCGGATAG
- a CDS encoding ZIP family metal transporter yields MAEVVEAGLWGLVAGSALLLGAALGYGLRVPQKVIATVMAFGAGVLISAVSFELVGEAYEEAGLTPAVVGTLIGAIAYTGGNVWLARRGARHRKRSGHARAQAQPSEAEQGGSGTALALGALLDGVPESAVIGVSLLDGGAVSLVTVAAVFISNVPEGLSSSAGMKKAGRTKAYVFGVWAAIAAASTVSAVLGYTVVGSFSPAVIAAVTAVAAGAILAMVADTMIPEAFDDAHLAIGLITVSGFLVSFALSHT; encoded by the coding sequence ATGGCTGAAGTGGTGGAAGCTGGACTGTGGGGGCTGGTGGCGGGCTCGGCACTGCTGCTCGGTGCCGCGCTGGGATACGGGCTGAGAGTGCCGCAGAAGGTGATCGCGACCGTGATGGCCTTCGGGGCCGGGGTGCTGATCTCGGCGGTGTCCTTCGAACTGGTCGGGGAGGCGTACGAGGAGGCGGGGCTTACTCCCGCGGTCGTCGGCACCCTCATCGGCGCCATCGCCTACACCGGCGGCAATGTGTGGCTGGCCCGCCGGGGTGCCCGCCACCGCAAGCGCTCCGGTCACGCCCGAGCGCAGGCGCAGCCCTCGGAGGCCGAGCAGGGCGGATCCGGGACGGCGCTCGCGCTCGGCGCCCTCCTCGACGGGGTACCGGAATCCGCGGTGATCGGCGTCAGCCTCCTCGACGGCGGCGCGGTCAGTCTGGTGACGGTCGCCGCGGTGTTCATCAGCAACGTCCCCGAGGGGCTGTCCAGTTCGGCGGGGATGAAGAAGGCCGGCCGCACCAAGGCGTACGTCTTCGGTGTCTGGGCGGCGATCGCCGCCGCCAGCACCGTATCGGCCGTCCTCGGATACACGGTGGTCGGTTCCTTCTCCCCCGCCGTGATCGCCGCAGTGACCGCGGTGGCGGCCGGAGCCATCCTCGCCATGGTCGCCGACACGATGATCCCCGAAGCGTTCGACGACGCCCACCTGGCCATCGGACTGATCACCGTCAGCGGCTTCCTCGTCTCCTTCGCCCTCTCCCACACCTGA